GTATTATTAAATGAATTAATAAAGTTAGATGCAGGTGCTGTAGGGGGTGTTTTGGAAACAAGAGTTAAAAATGATTCTAAAAAAGGAAATTCTATTGTTAAAGTATTATCAAATAAATTTGGTGTAGGAAATTCTATGTTTCGAATTGGAACAAAAAAACCAATATTAGTTGATACAATACCTTTTGGTATTTATAAACGTGAAATTTTTGACCAGGTAGGTTTATATGATGAAAGATTAATTCGTAATCAGGATATTGAATTTTCAAAACGTCTTTTATCAAAAAAGAAAAAGCTATATCTTATTCCTGATATATCTTGTTATTATTATGCAAGAAGCAGTTTTGCAGCATTAGCAAAAAATAATTTTAATAATGGGTACTGGAATATATTAACTTTATATTTAACAAAAACTCTTAAATCATTAAGTCTTAGGCATTATGTACCCGGCTTATTTGTTATATCGTTAATTATTTTTTTAATATTATCATTTAGTGTTTCATACAAATTCATATTTATTTTTTTGTCAATATTAGTTTTTTATAATTTGCTGATATTATATTTTTCATATTTATTAAGTGAAAAAAACACAAGTTTGTTATATATTTTTTT
This genomic stretch from Bacteroidales bacterium harbors:
- a CDS encoding glycosyltransferase family 2 protein, whose protein sequence is MPEGVSIIIPCRNEKCYIESCIDSLINSDYPNDLIEIVIVDGMSDDGTHNIIYKYKEKYSNVVIIDNEKKITPVALNLGIKAARFSYIMIASGHSSYPENYISVLLNELIKLDAGAVGGVLETRVKNDSKKGNSIVKVLSNKFGVGNSMFRIGTKKPILVDTIPFGIYKREIFDQVGLYDERLIRNQDIEFSKRLLSKKKKLYLIPDISCYYYARSSFAALAKNNFNNGYWNILTLYLTKTLKSLSLRHYVPGLFVISLIIFLILSFSVSYKFIFIFLSILVFYNLLILYFSYLLSEKNTSLLYIFLCFIVLHFSYGFGSVCGLFRFDKIFK